A genomic region of Alligator mississippiensis isolate rAllMis1 chromosome 4, rAllMis1, whole genome shotgun sequence contains the following coding sequences:
- the THRA gene encoding thyroid hormone receptor alpha isoform X3, giving the protein MSGYIPSYLDKDEQCVVCGDKATGYHYRCITCEGCKGFFRRTIQKNLHPTYSCKYDGCCIIDKITRNQCQLCRFKKCISVGMAMDLVLDDSKRVAKRKLIEENRERRRKEEMIKSLQHRPEPSAEEWELIHVVTEAHRSTNAQGSHWKQKRKFLPEDIGQSPMASMPDGDKVDLEAFSEFTKIITPAITRVVDFAKKLPMFAELPCEDQIILLKGCCMEIMSLRAAVRYDPESETLTLSGEMAVKREQLKNGGLGVVSDAIFDLGKSLSAFNLDDTEVALLQAVLLMSSDRTGLLCIDKIEKSQETYLLAFEHYINYRKHNIPHFWPKLLMKVTDLRMIGACHASRFLHMKVECPTELFPPLFLEVFEDQEV; this is encoded by the exons GGCTTTTTCCGACGGACCATCCAGAAGAACCTGCACCCCACCTACTCCTGCAAATATGATGGCTGCTGCATCATCGACAAGATCACCCGCAACCAGTGCCAGCTGTGCCGCTTCAAGAAGTGCATCTCTGTGGGCATGGCCATGGACT TGGTGTTGGATGACTCCAAGAGGGTAGCCAAGAGGAAGCTGATTGAGGAGAACCGGGAGCGGCGGCGCAAGGAGGAGATGATCAAGTCCCTGCAGCACCGCCCGGAGCCCAGTGCCGAGGAGTGGGAGCTGATCCACGTAGTGACTGAGGCGCATCGCAGCACCAATGCCCAGGGCAGCCACTGGAAACAGAAACGGAAATTCCTG CCTGAAGACATTGGCCAGTCTCCCATGGCTTCAATGCCTGATGGGGACAAGGTCGACCTGGAAGCATTCAGCGAGTTTACAAAAATCATCACCCCGGCCATCACCCGCGTGGTGGACTTTGCCAAAAAACTGCCCATGTTTGCGGAG CTGCCTTGTGAAGACCAGATCATCCTGCTGAAGGGCTGCTGTATGGAGATCATGTCCCTGAGAGCAGCAGTGCGCTACGACCCTGAAAGCGAGACTCTGACGCTGAGCGGCGAGATGGCCGTCAAGCGGGAGCAGCTGAAGAATGGTGGGCTGGGTGTGGTGTCAGACGCCATCTTTGACCTGGGCAAGTCGCTCTCTGCCTTCAACCTGGACGACACTGAAGTTGCGCTTCTCCAGGCAGTGTTGCTCATGTCCTCAG ACCGCACCGGGCTGCTCTGCATCGACAAGATTGAGAAAAGCCAAGAGACATACCTGCTGGCGTTTGAACACTACATCAACTATCGCAAACACAACATTCCCCACTTCTGGCCCAAGCTGCTGATGAAGGTGACCGACTTGCGCATGATTGGTGCCTGCCACGCCAGCCGCTTCCTGCACATGAAGGTGGAGTGCCCCACTGAGCTTTTCCCACCCCTCTTCCTCGAGGTCTTCGAGGATCAGGAAGTCTAG